The nucleotide window ACGCCGGCACGACGGTGCAGCTGCGACTGCGCCAGGCCACCGACGAGGCGTTCGAGGAGCGCAACTGGTTCGTCGACGACTTCTCGGTCACCGGCGGCGGCGCCACCACCTGGAGCGATGACGTCGAGGGCGGCGCGAACGGCTGGACGGCCACCGGCGGCACCTTCGTCGACACCACCGGCGGCGGCTGGAAGGTCTCCAGCGGCACCGAGGTGCACGCCCAGTTCTACCTGGCGGAGTGGCGCAACTTCGACGGCTTCGACAAGGGCCTGAAGTACGCCTACGACACCATCTACTCGCACGAGGCGTGGAAGGTCGACCGGATCTCCTACAACGCTCCGGGCATGCTGGTCTGGTACCGGGACACCGCGCTCGGCGACGTCAACCACGTCACCGGGCAGATGACCGCGCTGCCCAGCTACGGCGCGAAGGGCGGGCTGCTCATCGTCGACTCGCACTTCGACCCGTTGCGGCGTACGGGCGAGGCGGCCGTGAAGGACCCGTCGGTGACGGACAACCTGCCGAGCCGCCCGCAGTCGTCGAACGCGGCCTTCACGCTGAACCGGACGTACCCGTTCACCGAGTGCCTGGAGGCGGCGGACGAGCCGTACAGCGCGTACTGCACGAAGTTCAAGGGACAGGCGCCGGTGAAGGCGTTCACCGACGCCAAGGGCTATTACCCGGGCATCGAGATGCGCGATGGCGCTGCCTACGCCCGGGACAACGACGCGTCGGTGGTCCTGCCGTCGCGCGACAACGCGCCGTACACCACCCGGGTCACCAACCCGGACGGCAGCCCCGCGCCGGAGTTCTACGGCGTGACCCTGGGCGGTGGCGCGATCGTGCTGGGCACCGGTAACCCCGGCGACCAGGGCGTGAACTACGGCGTCTCGCTCACCATCAAGAAGGCGGCCGGGGACAACTCGTCCGCCACGATCTACGTGACGCCGGCGAAGAAGTAACGGTTTCACGGATCAGGAACTGACGGTGGGGCCGGTGGCGGAGACGCTGCCGGCCCCACTGTCGTATGTGCGATCAGCTTGATCGAAAAATGTCGTTGTATACGTTCGCGTCCGGTCCACGCTGGTCAGCGTGGCTGATGAACCGGCGGGGTGTGACGGTGAAAAGCATTCCCAACAAAATCTTGCAACAAATCGACGCGAGCGTCTTCCCACCCGTCCCGCCAGTAACTATGTTCACCAATGGTCCCACTAGTGGGATCGATCTCCCACCGGCCTGTACCCCCGTTGGGCCGGTTCCCTCACACCGGAGGTACCACGTGCGCAAAGTCGCAGTGGGTCTGCTCGGGCTCTCACTGACGGCGACAGGCCTGGCTTTCGGCCCGTCCGCCTCGGCGGCGCCTCAGCCCAAACTGCCGGCCGCAGCACCGGCCGCTGCCGAACCACAGGCGCTGAAGGATGAACTCCCCGACAAGCTCGAGGAGAAGCGCCGCGCACTGCGTGAGCAGGGGCTCAGCGACGTGCTGAGCGGTCGGAGCAAGCCGATCGAGCGCAACGGAAGCACTGTCGTCAAGGTCGGCGAGACGAGCGGAACGGGCGCCAACGCCCGCACCGCCGCTGGCGCGAAGAAGACCAAGGACCAGTACGTCGAGCTCAAGCGCGAGCGGACCGACAAGATCTTCGTGATCCTGGCCGAGTTCGGGGACGAGCGGCACCCGTCCTACCCGGACAAGGACATGAACCCGGACATCGCCGGACCGTCGACGTTCCAGGGGCCGCTGCACAACAAGATCCCCGAGCCCAACCGGGCCGTGGACAACTCCACCATCTGGCAGCCGGACTTCAGCCCGGAGCACTTCCGCCAGCTCTACTTCGGCACCAACCCGGGCGACGAGTCGCTCAAGCAGTACTACGAGGCCCAGTCCTCGGGTCGCTACACCGTCGACGGTGAGGTGACCGACTGGGTCAAGGTCAGGTACAACGAGGCCCGCTACGGTCGCTCCGACGACCCGATCCCGGACCCGGAGCCGGGCCAGGAGCCGGACCCGCAGGATGACCGGGCCGTGTGCGCCGACAACGTCTGCCCGAACACCTGGAACCTGATCGCCGACGCCGCCAACCAGTGGGTCGCCGACCAGAAGGCCAAGGGCCGGACGGACGCCCAGATCGCCACCGAGATGAAGTCCTTCGACCAGTGGGACCGCTTCGACTTCGACGGCGACGGCGACTTCAACGAGTCGGACGGCTACATCGACCACTTCCAGATCGTCCACTCCGGCGGCGACCAGGCCGACGGTGACCCGCAGCAGGGTGAGGACGCGATCTGGAGCCACCGCTGGTCGGCGTTCAACAGCTCGCCCGTCGGCCCGCCGAACTTCCCGATCGGCGGCACCCAGATCGGCAACACCGGCGTCTGGATCCGCGACTACACGATCCAGCCGGAAAACGGCGGCCGCAGCGTCTTCTACCACGAGTACGGCCACGACCTGGGCCTGCCGGACGACTACGGCCCGGCGGACAACAGCAACGAGCACTGGACCCTGATGGCCCAGAGCCGGCTCGGCGCCAAGAACGACGCCGGCATCGGCGACCGGGGCGGCGACCTCGGCGCATGGAACAAGCTCCAGCTCGGTTGGCTCGACTACGAGGTGATCGTGGCGGGGCAGAAGCGCTCGTTGGAGCTCGGTCCGCAGGAGTACAACTCGGACAAGGCTCAGGCCGCCGTGGTCGTGCTCCCGCAGCGGGAGTACACGTTCAACTACGGCGCTCCGTTCGAGGGCGCCAAGCAGTACTTCTCCGGTAACGAGGACGACCTCGACAGCAAGATGACGAGGACGTTCGACCTCACCGGCAAGTCCGCGGCGGCGCTGTCGCTCAAGGGCAAGTACAGCATCGAGGCCGGCTACGACTACCTCTACTTCGAGGCGTCCACGGACGGCGGTAAGACCTGGACCGACCTGGACGGCACCGTCAACGGCACGCCGATCGGCGTCGACGGCGCGGGGCGTCCCGCCCTCGCCGGCACCAGCAGGGGCGCCTGGGCGGACATCAACATCCCGCTGACCTCGATCGCCGGCAAGGTGGCGCAGGTCCGCCTGCACTACGTCACCGACGGTGGCGTCTCCGAGGGCGGCTTCTTCGGTGACGCGATCACCGTGACCGCCGACGGTCAGACCGTGTTCAGCGACGGCGCCGAGACCGACGCCGGCTGGGCCCTGGAGAAGTTCCAGGTGGTCGGGGCGACCTACACCCGGCTGTTCGACAACTTCTACATCGCCGGCAACCGCTCGTACGTCTCGTACGACAAGTACCTGAAGACCGGCCCGTACTTCTTCGGCTACGCGAACACCCGCCCGGACTGGGTGGACCACTACGCGTACCAGGAGGGCCTGCTCATCTCGTACTGGAACACCCGTTTCTCCGACAACAACACCGCCCCGGTGTCGGAGTCCAACCCGGGTGGTCACCCGGGTGAGGGTCGCAACCTGTACATCGACGCGCACCCGCGCCCGATCTACAACCTGACCGGGGCTCCGTGGCGCGCCCGCGTCCAGGTGTACGACGCACCGTTCAGCCTGAACAAGGCGGACTCGTTCACCCTGCACCTCAACAGCCAGCCGCAGTACATCCGTGGCCAGGCCGCTGAGCCGCTGTTCGACGACACCAAGAAGTACTTCTACGAGGAGCTGCCGAACCACGGCGTCAAGCTCCCCGCAGCCGGTGTCAAGATCAAGGTTCTGGAGCAGGACGGCACCTCGATGAAGATCCGGGTCAGCTGACCGCTGATCCCGCACCACAAGCGACGCCCGGGCAGGTCACCTGCCCGGGCGTCGCCCTTTGCCCACCCAACTCCCCCGGTCCCGATCCGGGGCAACCCGGGGCTTTCCCCTGTTCAACGCGACCACCAGGGCCGCCCGCAACAACCGGGTCCTAGGCTGTCTGCCATGACCGACCAGCGCGGCGGGGCCGTCGACGAGTCCAGTGTCCTCACCGAGGGGCCGTGGACGCACCGTTTCGTTGGCGCCAACGGCAGCCGGTTCCACGTGGTCGAGGCTGGCACCGGGCCGATGGTGCTCTTCCTGCACGGCTTCCCCGAGCACTGGTGGGCCTGGCACCAGATGCTGCCGGCGGTCGCCGACGCCGGCTTCCGGGCGGTCGCCGTCGACCTGCGCGGCTACGGCGCCAGCGACAAACCACCCCGGGGGTACGACGGCTACACCCTCGCCGCCGACATCGCCGGGCTGATCCGTGCGCTCGGTGAACGCTCCGCGACGATCGTCGGCAGCGGCCTCGGGGGCATGGTGGCCTGGACGGTGGCCTCGTTCCACCCGTCCCTGGTCCGCCGGCTCGTGGTGCTGGGGGCACCGCACCCGCTGCGACTGCGCGCCGCCATCTTCGCCGACCCGCGCGGGCAGTTCACCGCCTCCACCCCGGCGTTGAAGTTCCAGCTTCCCCGCTACGAGCACGTGCTGACCCGCGATGGCGCGGCCGCCGTCGGCGAGATCATGCGCCGCTGGGGCGGCCCACAGTGGGTGGCCGGGTCGGACTTCGAGGCGTACGCCGAGCGGTGCCGGGAGGCGATGTGCATCCCGCAGGCCGCGTTCTGCGCGCTGGAGGGTTACCGCTGGGCGTTCCGCTCACTGCTGCGGCTGCACGGCTACCGGTTCGTCCGCCTCATGCAGAAGCCGCTGTCCACCCCGACCCTGCAACTGCACGGCGCCCTGGACACCGCCTCCCTGCCCCGGACCGCTCTGGGTTCCGGCCGGTACGTCGTCGCCCCGTACGAATGGCGACTGCTCGACGGGGTGGGGCACTTCCCGCACCTGGAGGCACCGGAGCTGGTGCTCGGCGAAATCCTGCGGTGGGCGAAGACGTGACCGGTCAGACCCGCTGCTCCCGCAGGTCGGTGACCTCGGCTGCCGGCGCCCAACCCTGGTAGACGCCGAAGTCGAAGACCTCCAGCCGCATCGCCTCGGCCACCGGCCAGCGACCGCCCGTGTATTCCACCCGCAGCCAGGCGTCGTGCTCGCCGAGCACGATGAACGGCTGCCCCTGCCAGGTGCAGGTGGTCCGCACGTACGCCAGATCCTCGATCTCGCTCGCCGGCAGCACCCGGACGTGGCGGCCCGCGCGGACCTCCTCGAAGCCCTCGCCCGGCTCGGGCTGGTAGAGGCGGATGTCGTCGCCGTCCGGGCTGGCCTGGTATTCCCGGCCCTGCCAGCGGGCCACGTAACCGTCGCGCATCACGCCTCCCCGACCCGTCGCCAGGTGACCGAGTCGGTGTCCAGCTCCGCGACCACCCGCTCGGTGCCGTCCGCGCCGATCCGCCAGAGTTGGGCGCCGTGCGGCAGGCGGGCGCTGTCCACCTTGAATTCCGCCACCACGTCGCTGCTCTCACCCGGGGCGAAGCCGTTGCCCCGGAACGGCGGGCGTTCGATGACCCAGCCCTCCATGGCACGCATCGCCGGCTCGTTCTGACCGCCGTACGGGATGCGGTAGAGGCTCGGCCGGTGCGCCGGCCAGCGCAGCACGTAAATTTCCTCGGCGTCCGGGGCGAACGGCGAGCCGGGGTAGCTGAGGCCGAGCGCGCCGTGCAGCTGAGCCGGTGTGGTCAGGTGGGACAGCTCGCCGGCCCGGTGCACGAACCCGGACACCCGGTCGTACCCACGATCCAGGTAGTACGCGAGCTGGCTCGGCGCGATCGCCTTCTGCATGACCGTCGGTCGGGTCGGGTCGACCGCCGCTGGGGCGTACCGGGGGCGGGCGGCGGGCTCGGCCTCGGCCGGCGCTTCCACCTGGTCCACTTCCAGGTCGTCCCCGAGCCCCACCTCGGCGGCCCAGTTGGCCAACGCGACGATCTGCTCGCCGGGCAACTTGGCACCGACCGGGGTGCCCGGGTTGACGGCGAACGACCAGTCCTCGTCGGGCCAGCGCCGAATCAGTTGGGCGAACTTCACCCGGACCGTGTCGACGTCCCCATCGACATGGTCGGCGAGGCGTTCCGCTGAGGTGTAGACCACCACGTACGTCTCGCCGTCGAGCTGCCCGGTACGCCAGACGAAGCCCGGGTCCCCCGGGCGGCTTCCGCGTACCGAGTCCGGTGCCGCCGGCAGCAGCACCCGGGCCAGCAGCAGGGTGGACAGGAACGTGTCGGTGCTGCCGGAGCCGGCGGCGCTGAGCAGGTCCTCCTCGACCGTGTTGGCCGGCTCGAACTCGACGGGCGGCGGCTCGTCGGCCGGTAGTTGCGGATCGTCGCCCGCGAACATGCTCTCGCTGCCGGCCCGGTCCGTGCCGGTCAGGCCGACCGAACCTCCGCTGTCGGCCCGATCGGCGCTGAACGTCGCGTCGGTCCGCATGCCGCCCACACCGGCATGGCCGGCCTCGGTCGGACCGGTGGGATGCGGAATTGACGGGCTCGGGGCGGGCTGCCCGGGGCTGAACGATGCGGGAGCGGAAGGGCTGGGGCTGGGCGACGACGGACCGAACAGGCCCGGGTCGGAAGGCGCCGAGCCGAACCGCGGCGGGGCGGCCTCAGCGGGGCTGGGGCCAGGAGACGACGCGCCGAACAGGCCCGGACCGGAGGGCACCGCGCCGAACGGCGGCGGGGCGGCCTCGGCGGGGCTGGGCCGGCGGGGCGCCTCGACCGGCGCGCTGCTCTCGACCGGGTCGGTGAGGTCGCGGGACTCGATGATGGTGCCCTCGATGACGATGGGCGTGAAGCCGCGACGGGGCGCGGGTGGCCCGGAGACCGGTTCCGCGACGGACGCCGGCAGATCCTCCGTCGGCCCGAACCGGCCCGGCCGGTCCTGGGGGATCGCCTGCGTCTCCTCTGCCGACGGATCAGGCCGCCCAGGTGCACCGGCCTGTGGAGGCTCACTGGTCACCCGGAACGCGCGGGTGGGCTCCTCGGCCAGCGGGTTGTGCCGGCGCGGGGGCAGCGGCTGGGTGATCTCCTCGCCGGACGGCGGCGCGCCCGCCCCCCGGGACGCGCCGAGGCCGCCCTCCGGCCGACGGATCGGCTGGGTGGCTGCCGGGTCCGCTGCCATCGGAAAGGCCCGCGTCGCCGTCTCGTCGGCCGGCGCATCGGCTGGGCGGCGGCGAGGAAAGGGCTGGCTGCCCCGCCCGAACCGGGTCGGCGGGGCCGCCCGGTCACCCGAACGCCCCCCGCTCGGGGCCGGGTCGCGGGCCGGGTCGCGGGCCGGGTCGCGGGCCGGGTCGCGGGCCGGGTCGCGGGCCGGGTCGCGGGCCGGGCTGGGGTCGAAGAAGGAGCGCCGAGGCGCCGCCTGGGGGCCGCCGTTGCCGTTACCCGCGGCGGGGCCGTCGACGTCGCTCGGCCGGGGCGCCGCCGGCCAGCCCACGCTCGGCCCGGCCTGATCGGTGGTGGGGGCGGCGGACGCCAACGGGGTGAACCGGGACGGCCGCGCGCTGCGGGGCACGGCTCCGGTGCCCGACGCGGGCCGCGGCGGCTCGGTCGGGTACCGCTGGCCGGCAGCGGGCAGGTCCTCCTCGCCGGGTCGGCGCGTCGGCTCAGCGGGAACGGGTGGCCGGTCAGCGGGCACGGGTGGCCGGGGCGCCGGGCCCGGCACCGACGGGGCACCCACCCGGGGCCCCCTTCGGGGCGCGAGCGGGGCGCTGTCGAGCCCGGACGAGAACGCCCCCGTCGCCGGCGGTGATCCCGCGGCCGGCGCGGCGTCCCGGGGTGGCATGCCGGGCCGGGTCCGGGCCAACGTCTCGGCCCGCTCCAGGCGAGCGCGGGCACCCATGGCACGGCCGGGCAGTCGCACGTCGCCTCGGGACAGCTGCGACACGAACCAGGCCGGCAGGTAACCCTCGACCGGCAGGCCCGGATTGACCGCGAGCCACCATTCGTGGTTGGGCCAGCTGGCCGCGAGATCGGCGAAGGGGATGCGTCGGTTGCTGCCGGCGTGATCGCCGAGGCAGGCCCGCAGTGCGGCGGCGGAGGTGAAGGCCAGGACGTGGGTCCGACCGCCGGTGGTCCAGGTGCCCCATCCGGCGGGTGGCTGGCCGGGCTGCGTCGGCGCGGAGACCGGCAGCAGCACATCGGTGCGGGACAGGAGCCGGAAGTAGAGCTCCTGGTCGTTGGCGCGCAGCGCGTCGCGCATCGCCACCTCGGCCTCCGTGGCCGGCTCCCATTCGGTCACGGCCACCTCCCCTTCCGAGAACAGGCCACAGGTATCGCGTACAACCTACAAGGTGGTACCAAGATCACAATGGCTGGCCAGTGGCGGCCCGCCAAGGCGCGGAGGAGGCGATAACATCCCGTTCCGGAGCCGACACGATACGGAGGGTGCCGATGTCCCGATCGATTGCGCGCCCGGTCCTCGCGGGTCTGGCCGCCAGCCT belongs to Micromonospora ureilytica and includes:
- a CDS encoding alpha/beta fold hydrolase, with amino-acid sequence MTDQRGGAVDESSVLTEGPWTHRFVGANGSRFHVVEAGTGPMVLFLHGFPEHWWAWHQMLPAVADAGFRAVAVDLRGYGASDKPPRGYDGYTLAADIAGLIRALGERSATIVGSGLGGMVAWTVASFHPSLVRRLVVLGAPHPLRLRAAIFADPRGQFTASTPALKFQLPRYEHVLTRDGAAAVGEIMRRWGGPQWVAGSDFEAYAERCREAMCIPQAAFCALEGYRWAFRSLLRLHGYRFVRLMQKPLSTPTLQLHGALDTASLPRTALGSGRYVVAPYEWRLLDGVGHFPHLEAPELVLGEILRWAKT
- a CDS encoding SseB family protein, whose product is MTEWEPATEAEVAMRDALRANDQELYFRLLSRTDVLLPVSAPTQPGQPPAGWGTWTTGGRTHVLAFTSAAALRACLGDHAGSNRRIPFADLAASWPNHEWWLAVNPGLPVEGYLPAWFVSQLSRGDVRLPGRAMGARARLERAETLARTRPGMPPRDAAPAAGSPPATGAFSSGLDSAPLAPRRGPRVGAPSVPGPAPRPPVPADRPPVPAEPTRRPGEEDLPAAGQRYPTEPPRPASGTGAVPRSARPSRFTPLASAAPTTDQAGPSVGWPAAPRPSDVDGPAAGNGNGGPQAAPRRSFFDPSPARDPARDPARDPARDPARDPARDPAPSGGRSGDRAAPPTRFGRGSQPFPRRRPADAPADETATRAFPMAADPAATQPIRRPEGGLGASRGAGAPPSGEEITQPLPPRRHNPLAEEPTRAFRVTSEPPQAGAPGRPDPSAEETQAIPQDRPGRFGPTEDLPASVAEPVSGPPAPRRGFTPIVIEGTIIESRDLTDPVESSAPVEAPRRPSPAEAAPPPFGAVPSGPGLFGASSPGPSPAEAAPPRFGSAPSDPGLFGPSSPSPSPSAPASFSPGQPAPSPSIPHPTGPTEAGHAGVGGMRTDATFSADRADSGGSVGLTGTDRAGSESMFAGDDPQLPADEPPPVEFEPANTVEEDLLSAAGSGSTDTFLSTLLLARVLLPAAPDSVRGSRPGDPGFVWRTGQLDGETYVVVYTSAERLADHVDGDVDTVRVKFAQLIRRWPDEDWSFAVNPGTPVGAKLPGEQIVALANWAAEVGLGDDLEVDQVEAPAEAEPAARPRYAPAAVDPTRPTVMQKAIAPSQLAYYLDRGYDRVSGFVHRAGELSHLTTPAQLHGALGLSYPGSPFAPDAEEIYVLRWPAHRPSLYRIPYGGQNEPAMRAMEGWVIERPPFRGNGFAPGESSDVVAEFKVDSARLPHGAQLWRIGADGTERVVAELDTDSVTWRRVGEA
- a CDS encoding immune inhibitor A domain-containing protein gives rise to the protein MGLLGLSLTATGLAFGPSASAAPQPKLPAAAPAAAEPQALKDELPDKLEEKRRALREQGLSDVLSGRSKPIERNGSTVVKVGETSGTGANARTAAGAKKTKDQYVELKRERTDKIFVILAEFGDERHPSYPDKDMNPDIAGPSTFQGPLHNKIPEPNRAVDNSTIWQPDFSPEHFRQLYFGTNPGDESLKQYYEAQSSGRYTVDGEVTDWVKVRYNEARYGRSDDPIPDPEPGQEPDPQDDRAVCADNVCPNTWNLIADAANQWVADQKAKGRTDAQIATEMKSFDQWDRFDFDGDGDFNESDGYIDHFQIVHSGGDQADGDPQQGEDAIWSHRWSAFNSSPVGPPNFPIGGTQIGNTGVWIRDYTIQPENGGRSVFYHEYGHDLGLPDDYGPADNSNEHWTLMAQSRLGAKNDAGIGDRGGDLGAWNKLQLGWLDYEVIVAGQKRSLELGPQEYNSDKAQAAVVVLPQREYTFNYGAPFEGAKQYFSGNEDDLDSKMTRTFDLTGKSAAALSLKGKYSIEAGYDYLYFEASTDGGKTWTDLDGTVNGTPIGVDGAGRPALAGTSRGAWADINIPLTSIAGKVAQVRLHYVTDGGVSEGGFFGDAITVTADGQTVFSDGAETDAGWALEKFQVVGATYTRLFDNFYIAGNRSYVSYDKYLKTGPYFFGYANTRPDWVDHYAYQEGLLISYWNTRFSDNNTAPVSESNPGGHPGEGRNLYIDAHPRPIYNLTGAPWRARVQVYDAPFSLNKADSFTLHLNSQPQYIRGQAAEPLFDDTKKYFYEELPNHGVKLPAAGVKIKVLEQDGTSMKIRVS